The Psychrobacter sp. 28M-43 genome segment CTAGGATAGTTGCTGGATAGAAGCTACCTTTACCTTCAGGTACTTTACCGCCAACAGCAATCGTTGCACCTTTAGCCACACTTTGCTCTACTTGCTCATGTAGCTGCTCACGTAGATCTGCACGTGCTAATGGACCGATATCTGAGCTATCATCCATTGGGTCACCCGCTTTAGTACCTTCAAATTTCTCAATGATACGTTTACGGAACTCATCATATACGCTATCGACTACGATAAAGCGTTTGGCTGCTACACAGGTTTCACCGTTATTGATTAAACGTGCTTGAGTACAAGTTTCTACAGCAGTTTCAATGTCAGCATCTTCTAACACGATGAACGCATCATTTGAACCTAGCTCTAATACAGCTTTCTTAATCGCTTTAGCTGCTTGCTGTCCAACAAGGGCACCTGCACTGTCACTACCTGTTAGTGTCACACCTCGTACTTTGTCATTGCCAATCAATGCTTCTGACTGGTCATGATCAATGATAATCGTACGGAACAAATCACTTGGTAATTCAGACTCGTGAAGAATTTTTTCAATTAATAGACCAGAGCCTGTAACGTTAGATGCGTGTTTTAACAGGACGCTATTACCTGCCATCAAGTTTGCGATGGTATAACGGAATACCTGATACGCTGGGAAGTTCCAAGGCTGCATGCCATAGATAATACCGATAGGTTGGTACGTCACTAGCCCTTTCTTCATGCTTTCGATATCGCGTACATCATCAGCCAAAGAAGCAACGCCGTTTTCAGCAGTGTAATCACAGATAGCTTTACAGAGATCAATCTCTTGCATGCTCTGGTTATACAACTTGCCGCGCTCTTCAGTCATTAGCTTAGCCAGCTCTTCTTTATACTCCATCAGCTTGTCACCGATAGATTTGATGACACGGCCGCGCTCTTCGTGACTTACTGTACGCCATTCTAGAAATGCGTTATGTGAAGCGTCGACAATCTTGTTGACTTCGTCGTTGCTCATATAATTGTAGTTACTGATTTCTTCGCCCGTGGTTGGGTTAATAGTAGTAATGTCTGACATAGTTACTGTCCTTATTATTCGAATTTATATTTGGGATCTATAATCGGGTTTATTGCCACTTGTAGTTATTTTGCTGTGACAGTTTTAATTATTAAATTTACGTCGATAGCACAATCTATTGGTAGCTCGTTTTCTATCTGCCGTTATCTTAACAAGCTATTTGATGAAAAGTTTTACAATATATTGTGAAGTGTGTTGAAGATGTTAATAGTGTGACTGACTTATTAAGTAAAGCTAAATTCAACATATTAACTATTAACCCTTAGGACATAAAAAAACCAGCCTAGTGGCTGGTCTAATAACTATATAGAGTGGAAGATAAAGAAAAATATTTTTATTAAAAATTAAGATAATCAGGAATATTCTGCTCTAATAAAAGATAGATTCAACTCACACAAACCAATCAAAACAAATGATTAATAACCGGTATCTCTTGTGGTGGATTTTCTTCTTCAGCAACGACTTGTCGTGCCACATGCATAATTAACTGACGTAACCAGCGATGGGCTGGGTGATGCTGCAACAATGGAGACCATGCCATCGTAAGCTCAAACTCAGGAATAAAAAACGGCGGATCTTCCATCATGATACTGTCATTGTTTGCCTGCATTCTTGCCACACGCGTGGGCAAAGTCGCGATCAAATCTTTATTTGCTGCAAGCATAGCAGGCATTTGATAATGTCGAGTAAAGACACTGATTTGGCGTTTTTGACCAAGGCGCTGCAAGGCCTGATCAATAGACCCGAGTCCACCAGATTTCTCTGGATTAACCCCAAAGCCCACGCCCATCCCTGTTTTAGATACCCAAACGTGCTGTGCTTTAAGGTAGTTTTTCAAATTAAAACGATTGGCATAAGGACTGTCAGAAGATAATAGGCAACTAAAAGTATCACGCCACACCAACACTTGGTGAAAACTCTGCGGTATCTCATTAAAACGGTTAATTGCTAAATCAACTCGTCCCTGCTCCATATCTCGATAAGAGACGTCTGATGGAGTTAAAAAGTCCAAAATAACATTGGGTG includes the following:
- a CDS encoding NAD-dependent succinate-semialdehyde dehydrogenase; translated protein: MSDITTINPTTGEEISNYNYMSNDEVNKIVDASHNAFLEWRTVSHEERGRVIKSIGDKLMEYKEELAKLMTEERGKLYNQSMQEIDLCKAICDYTAENGVASLADDVRDIESMKKGLVTYQPIGIIYGMQPWNFPAYQVFRYTIANLMAGNSVLLKHASNVTGSGLLIEKILHESELPSDLFRTIIIDHDQSEALIGNDKVRGVTLTGSDSAGALVGQQAAKAIKKAVLELGSNDAFIVLEDADIETAVETCTQARLINNGETCVAAKRFIVVDSVYDEFRKRIIEKFEGTKAGDPMDDSSDIGPLARADLREQLHEQVEQSVAKGATIAVGGKVPEGKGSFYPATILENVEKGQPAYDDELFGPVASLIRAKDEDDAMRIANDSRYGLGGAIFSKDEEKAVRLAREQFDTGMVYINGYGLANPALPFGGVKNSGYGREHGGFGIKEFVNIKAVHVF
- a CDS encoding LysR family transcriptional regulator, whose amino-acid sequence is MNLQRVDLNLLVHLDVLLREKNVTRAAEQLGITQPAMSNILRRLRKLFNDPLLVRSSEGMTPTERALELQPRIREILADLTQVLEPRTEFRPYSTSRVFRIMTSDYAEATLVPKLVKALRSEAPNVILDFLTPSDVSYRDMEQGRVDLAINRFNEIPQSFHQVLVWRDTFSCLLSSDSPYANRFNLKNYLKAQHVWVSKTGMGVGFGVNPEKSGGLGSIDQALQRLGQKRQISVFTRHYQMPAMLAANKDLIATLPTRVARMQANNDSIMMEDPPFFIPEFELTMAWSPLLQHHPAHRWLRQLIMHVARQVVAEEENPPQEIPVINHLF